The sequence ACGCAGGGGGCCGTGAAGTGCCGTCCGTCGCGGAGTCCGACGCCGGTGACCCGGCCGTCGTCGACCAGGATGCGTTCGACCGGGGCGCGGGTGAGCAGCCGGCCGCCGTGCGCCTCGAGCACCTCCACGAGGCCGGCCGCCAGCATCTGTCCGCCGCCCTCGGGGTAGTAGGCGCCGCGCACGTAGTGGTCGGTGACGGTGGCGTGCAGGGAGACCGTCGCCTGGGCGGGGCCCATGCCGTAGTTGGGTGACTGGGCGGCGAGCACCGTGCGGGCCCTGGCCGACAGCCCGCACTCGTCGAACAGCTCGTTCAGGGTGCGCCGCCCCCACCGGACGGTCAGGGGTGCGCGGGCGACCAGCTCGGTGACCGACAGGTCGCGGTCGGACAGCATCGCCTGGCGGGTCTCCTCGCCCAGGCCCTGGCACACGTCGGCGAAGGCGTCGATGCCGGCGGCGTCGGCCGGCAGGACCTCCTTCAGCCGCCTGCGGTACTCCGGCCAGCCGGCCGGCATGAACATGGACGCGCCCGGCGTGACGATCTCGTCGAAGCCGTCCTGGTCCATCGGCAGGTACGTGATCCGGTCCCGCAGCCCGAGGCCGCCGAACACGGCCGGAAGCACTCCGTCGGGCCCGCAGTCGCCGAGGTAGTGCACGCCCACGTCGAACTCGTAGGCCCTGCGGCGGCGGAAGACATGGCTGTTTCCGCCGGCGACGTCGTGTTGCTCCAGCACCAGCACCCGCCGGCCGGAGACCGCCAGATAGGCGGCGCACACCAGGCCGCCGATGCCGGAACCGACCACGATCACGTCCCACGCATCGGTCTTCGTCATGCTGGGCCACCCCATCCCGTTCTCATGGATCCACACCGTCACACCAACCGGCGCCCCGCCACAGCCGGGCTGACCAGAACCTGCCACCGGTTCTTCAGCGCAGCCGGAGCAGCACGACCGCGACCGCTCCGTCGCGGTCCACCGACGTGATCGCGGCCACCCGCCCGGACGCCGCCGGGCTGTCCTGGGCAAGGGCGAGCACCGAGACGATCTGGAACGCGGCGGACGCCGCCGAGGTGTCGCCGATCAGCTCGCCCTGCGACAGCCACCGCGGGTCGTCGGGGAACAGCCGCGCGAGGGCCTCCCGTTCGGCCGGTCCGGCCGGGCCGACGGGCTCGGAGGGAGCCACGGCCCAGACCTCGGCCGGGTCCACCCGGGTGCGTTCCAGTGCCCGCCGTACACACCGGGTGAGCGTGCCGGTCACGTCCTGGGCGCCGGTCACGGCACTCTCGACGCAGAGCAGGTCGGCCAGTGCCTCGCCGTCGGCCACCGCGTCGCCGGGCTGCAGCCGCACCATCGCGCAGCCCTCGCCGAGCACCGCCGCGGGTTCGTCCGCACGGCGGGTGCGGTGCTCCAGCCAGGACCTGGCCTCGGAGTACTCCTCGACGGCGCCGCACAGCACGCTGCGGGCGCGGGCCGACATGAGCAGCCGGCGTCCGTAGCCGAGTGCCTTCAGGCCGGACGCACGGCCCGCGGCGACGGTGGCGTTGGGGCCCTTCAGCCCGTACCGGATCGCGCACTGGCCCGCCGCGCAGTTCATCACCGTGTTCGGGAACCGGGACGGGTCGACGTGGTAGGGCTTCTCCTCGGTGAAGGTGTCCCGGGTGAAGTCCATCATGCTCTGCGCACTGCCGGTGTTGGTGCCCAGCACCAGCCCGACGTGCGACCCGTCCGGCACGGGCCCGGCGCCTGGCCCGGCCCCTTCGCCGAGGAGCCGTCCCACCGCGGTCACCGCGAGGCCCGTCACCCGGTCCATGGAGCGGGTGCCCTTGCGGCCGAGCGCGTCGCGGACGGTGAAACCGGGGACCAGGCAGGCCCGTTCGTCGGGCCCGTTCCACTCCGTGTCCGTCAGGGCCGTCGCCGTGGGCCGGCCGGCGCGGACACCCTCGGTGAACGCGTCCCGGCCGATGCCGTACGGCGACACGGCCGACCAGCCCGAGATGACAGGGCGGGACCCTTCTACAGCCAGCGCCGTCACAGCCGATCCACTCCTTCGTCGCTTGTCCCGGGCCCGTCGGCAGCCGCCGGGGCCTGTGGGAAGGGTTCACAGATAGAAGACCGACCGGTAGGCGGGCCAGCGGGCGGCCATCGCGCCGCCGGGCACCGTCCGCACGTTCGGCAGCAGCGCGCCGGGGCCCAGCCCGTGCGCGAGCAGGTCCGGTTCCTCGGCCCAGACGCCCACCTCGCTCTCCAGCAGGACGGCGAGGTTCTCGCGCGGGTCGTTGACCGTGTCCAGGGGCTGTCCGCCGAGCCGCGGTGCGGGCGTCGCGCCTGCGCGCACCGCATAGGTGACGGCGGGGCCGCGCAGCAGCACGTCGAGGCCGCCGAGGTGGCGGTGGAAGAGGTAGGCGCAGTAGAGGGCGTCGGAGAACTGGGTCTCCACGGCTCCCCGGTAGGCCCGCTCCACGATCGCCAGCGCGCGGCCGCCCTCGGACACGACGGTGTTCTGGGACATCGTCACATCACTCCCGCGTGGAGCGTCTTGGCGGCGGCCGCGACGTGTTCGGCGTACCGCGCCGGCGCCCGCACCGGCACCTCGGGGATGTGCGCGAACGCACCGCGGTCGTCGCTGCAGAAGCGGCAGGCGTACCAGTACAGGGCGCCGGGATGGGCCGCGAGCATCCGCCGCACGACACGGCCGGCGGAGGGGTAGTCGGTGGACCACGCGGCGAGGTTGCGGGGCTTGCTGTCGCCCAGGGCCCGCTGGGTGAGCAGGGTCGCGTAGCCGCAGGCCCAGATCTGCACCGAGGCTCCGCGGTCGAGTACGGCCTGGGTCAGCCGGAGGGTGCTGGTGAGCAGGTCGCTCTCGTGCGGTGCGCCCATCAACGTGATGAGCACGTCGGTGCGCGGAACGGTGCGGGCCATGTCAGTGCCACACCACCCGGACGTCGGGCTCCAGCAGCCGGGCCGCCGTGTGCGCCATGTCCACCACGCGGGCGCCGGGCTCCAGGGCGACGCCGGTCATGCCGCGCTGGGCGAGCGAGAAGTCGTCCACCCACAGCTCTCCGCCCGCCTCGAGCAGGGCCCTGGTGTGCGGTGAGGCGTCCCGCACCGCCGCCGCGACCGCGTCCTGCAGGCACAGCAGCTGCACGTGGTGTCCGCCCCGCGCGAGGGTGCACGCGTCCTCGAGGAAGGCACCACGCGGATCCGCCCAGGGCCCCTTGCTCTCCACGAGCAAGTGGGGTGCCGGTCGGGTGGCGATGTTCGGGTCCATGACTGTTCCTGCCCTCAGTCGGCGCTCGTGCCGTGTACGGCGCGCTCAGCTTCACGGTGGTCCCCGGCGAACTCCAGGCGTCTGGCAAGCTCCTGCCACCGGCCCGCGCCGCCGGGGAGCTGCGACTCGATCAGGCCGGCCGCGGCGGCCGCGCCGCCCAGCCGGCGCATCCGCGCCCGGATCCCGGCCGTGCGCCGGGCGACGTGGGGATCGGCGGCGAGCGAGAAGACCGCGTCCCGCAGCGCGTGCACGGTCGCCTCTTCCTGGGCGAGGTAAATGCCGAGCCCCAGCTCGGCGATCCTGGCCGCGTTGACCGGCTGGTCGTTCACCTGCGGTACGGCGACCATGGGGACGCCGTGGTGCATCGCCTCCAGTACGGATCCCATGCCGGCGTGGGTGATGAAGGCGTCCGCCCGTGCCAGTACCCGCAGTTGGGGGACGCTGGCGTGGGTCTCCACGTTGTCCGGGAGCGGGCCGATGTGTGCCGGGTCGAGCCGGCCGGTGGCCATGACGACGTGCCAGGGCGTCCCGGTGAACGCGCGCACGCACCGCCGGTAGAACTCCGGCCGGTCGCTGCCCGCGGTGCCGAGCGCGACCAGCAGCACCGGGGTGCCCTCGGCGGGCTCCCGCCAGTGCCCCTGGTGGGACCGCCCGCCCAGGCAGGGCCCGACGAACGCGTACCGTTCGTCGACCCGTTCCCCGTCCTGCTGGAAGAACCGGGGAATCGGCACCAGGCAGCGCTCGGGCTGTCCGGTGTAGTCGTCGACGGACATCCCGATGCCGGCGTCGTCGAGGAGCTTGCGGAATCCCCGCTGGTACTCATGCCAGCGGGGGTCGTCGTGGAACAGCTCCTCGAACAGCTCTCGGCGCGCCTGCCGTTCCGCGGGGTCCGCGGCCGAGACGTGGGTCGAGGACACGCACACGGCCCGCACGCCGTGGCGGTGGGCGAGCAGGCGGCCGGTGAGCGCGCCGAAGTCGTGCAGGACCAGGTCCGGTGGGTCGGCGGCGAAGGCGCGCAGCTGCCCCGGCAGGACGGAGACGGCCTCGTGCAGGGCGAGCCCGAGCATGGCGACCGGATCGTCCGACGGCCAGTCCTCGACCCGGTCCGAGGCCGGGAGCGTGGTCTCGTACGGTACGAGGCCGGCGCCGGCCGCCCGCACCTGCGGACCGAACTCCTCGGGCACCGCGTAGCTGACGCGGTGCCCCCGCCGGACCAGTTCGGCGACGATGCCCAGGGTCGGGTTCACATGTCCGTGGGCGGGGATGTTGAGGACGGCGATGTGCGCGGGGCGCGCCGAAGCGGTGTCGGTCATCGCGCGGCTCATGCCCGCTTGACGATGACGGGCAGCCGGGAGGCACCGATCATGTCCGAGGTGTCGAGGAACTCGATGTCTCCCGCGGGGTCCACGGCGATGCGCGCGTACCGGTCGAGCAGCAGGTTGAAGGCGATCCTGCTCTCCAGCCTGGCCAGCGGTGCGCCGATGCAGTAGTGGATGCCCTGGCCGAAGCCGACGTGCCGGTTGGGGTCGCGGTGGATGTCGAAGCGGTCCGGGTCGGGGAAGGCGTTCGCGTCGCGGTTCGCCGACGAGATCCAGACGTGCACCAGCTCGCCGGCGGGGATCAGCTCCCCGCCGATCTCGACGTCCTCGCTGGTCATCCGCACGAAGTTGCTGAAGGACGGCCGGATGCGCACGACCTCCTCGATCGTCTGCGGGACGAGTGCGCGATCGGCGCGGACCTCGTCGTACACATGAGGGAAGCGGTCGAGGGTGAGGACGATGTTGCTGATCAGTGCCGCGGTGGTGGTGATGCCGCCCATGAGCAGCACTCCGGCGAACCCGACGATCTCCTCGTCCTCGAGCCTGCGCCCGTCCAGTTCGGCCTGTACCAGGGCGGTGATGAGGTCGTCGCGGGGCGCGGCCCGGCGCTTGCGGATCTGCTCGAACATGTAGCTGTTGAGGGACTTCAGCCGCATCGCGGTGGCACGGTGTCCCTCCACGCCGGTGTTGCTGGCGTGCAGCAGGTTCGCCCACTCGGCGAACAGGGGGGCGTCCTCGCGGGGAGCGCCGAGGATGGTGGCGATCACCGCGACCGGGAACGGGAAGGCGAAGTCCTCCGCGATGTCGAACCGTTCCCTGTCGGCGATCCTGTCGAGCAGGTCCCGCGCCAGTTCGGTGATCCAGGGCTCCTGGGCGCCTATGTACTTGGCGCTGAACGCCTTGCTGACGAGCATCTTGAACTTGCGGTGCCTGGGCTCGTCCATCGCGGCGATGTTCCCGCGGAAGAAGACGTCGTAGTCCTCCTGGGGAGGCGTGATGTCGGCCATGTCGTTGACGAAGGTCCCGGCTTCGGCCATGACCCGGGTCACGTCGGCGTGCCGGAAGACCGACCACTGGAACGTCTGCGGGTTGTAGCTGACCGGCTCGTCCTTGCGCATCTTCTCCAGCCAGCGGAAGAAGTGGGCGTTCGCCTCGGTCCGGCCCGGTTCGGGGGCGGGGGCGCTGGTGGTCATGGGTCAGTTCTCCTTCGGGGTCGTGTGCGCCTGCTCGCCGTCGCCGGTGCCGTCGACCCGGCGGAGTTCGGCGGCCAGGATCCGGCCGATCTCGGCGAGCGGCCCCGGCTTCATCAGGTCGGTGTGCTGCCGGTCGATCTCCACGGTCTTGATCGCGCCGCCGACGTAGGGCTGCCAGGTGTCGGGCTTCGGGGATATGTCGATCTTGTCCAGGGTGGCGACCACGAGGAGGAGGTCACCGCTGAACTTGCCGGCGTCATGCGTGTTGAACAGCTCGCTGTTGTTGGCGTAGATCCGCGTGATGGCGGCGATGTGGCGCTGCCCCAGGGAGGCCATCGCGCTGCCGAGCCGCTGCAGCACCTCGGTCACCCGCTCGTGGGTGAGCGGTCCGGGGCCCAGGTACCTGCGGTCGTAGCCGACCCAGCGCAGCAGGTCGGCCAGTACGCCCTGCTCGTCGATCGGTGGCATCCGCTGGCCGGGGTAGGTGTCGAGCACGCCCAGCAGATCGACGGTTTCCCCGAGTTCCTCCAGCCGGACGGCCATGGCGTGGGCGATCACACCACCCGCCGAGTAGCCCACCAGGCGGTAGGGACCGGCTGGTTGCACGGTGCGGATCTGCCGTACGTAGTCGTCGGCCATCTCGCCCAGGGACGAGGGCATCGGCTCGTCCTTGTCCAGCCCGCGGGCCTGCAGACCGTACACCGGGTAGTCGTGGTCGATGTGCTTGATCAGCCCGGAGTAGCACCAGCTCAGGCCGCCCGCCGGATGGACGCAGAAGACCGGGGGCCGGGTGCCGAACGGCCGCAGCGGAAGCAGCACGTCGAGGGCGCCGCCCTCCGCGCCGCCCTCGTCGAGCCGGGCGCCGAGCGCGGCGGGGGTGGGGGCCTCGAACAGGGTGCGGATCGACAGGTCGACGCCGAACTCCGCGTTCACCCGGGCCGTCAGCCGGGTGGCCAGCACGGAGTGGCCGCCCAGGTCGAAGAAGCTGTCGTCCGCGCCGACCCGCCGCGCCCCGAGCACCTCGGCGAACAGGCCGCACAGGATCTCCTCGCGCGGAGTACGCGGGGCGCGCGCACCTTCCGTGCCGGCCGCCTCGGGGGCCGGCAGCGCCCTGCGGTCCAGCTTGCCGTTGGCGGTCAGCGGGAAGGCGTCGAGGACGACCACGGCGGACGGGATCATGTGCTGCGGGAGACTGCGCGCCAGGTGATCGCGCAGCCCCGGCACCTCCACGTCCGCACCCGGCGCCGCGACCACGTACGCCACCAGCCGCTGGTCCCCCGGCCGGTCCTCCCGCACCACCACCAAGGCCTGCGCGACATCCGCACACACAGCCACGGCCGCCTCCACCTCACCCAACTCGATACGGAAACCACGCAGCTTCACCTGGTCGTCCGCACGCCCCTCGAACACCAGCCGGCCCTGGGAGTCCCAACGGGCCACATCCCCCGTCCGGTACAACCTGCCGCCCGCCGCACCGAACGGATCCGCCACAAAACGCTCCGCCGTCAGACCAGGCCGCCCCAGATAACCCCGGGCAACCCCCCCACCCCCCACATACAACTCACCCGCCACACCCACCGGAACCGGCCGCAACGCCTCGTCCAGCACAAACACCCGAAGATCAGGAATCGCCTCACCGATCACACTGCCCGCACCCGAACCCGCCAGCACCCCCGACAAACGCATAAAACTCACATGCACCGTCGTCTCAGTGATCCCATACATATTCACCAACACCGGCGCCACATCACCATGCCGCGCAAACCACGGCCCCAGACGCCGCAGATCCAACGCCTCACCACCGAACACCACCCACCTCAACACCAGACCGCCGCCCACCCCACCACCAGCCGCTTCAGCCGCTTCAGCCGCCTCAACCACCGGCATCAACTGATAAAACGCCGACGGCGTCTGATTCAGCACCGTCACCCCCTCATCCACCAACAACCGCCGGAAATCAACAGGCGAACGACTCACCGAGAACGGCACCACCACCAACCGCCCCCCATGCAACAACGCCCCCCACAACTCCCACACCGAAAAATCGAACGCAAAAGAATGGAACAACGTCCACACATCATCCGGACCGAACGAGAACCACCCCCGCGTCGCCGAGAACAACCGCACCACATTCCCGTGCGACACCACCACACCCTTCGGCCGCCCCGTCGAACCCGACGTATAAATCACATACGCAGCCGACCCCCCACCCACCACACCCCGCCGCTCCCCCGCCACCACATCCCCCGCCGGCAACCCCTCCGCAGCCACCAGCACCCCCGCATCCACCACACACACCGGCGCCGCATCCGCCAGCAGAAACTCCCGCCGCTCCACCGGATAATCCGGATCCACCGGCACATACGCCGCCCCCGCCTTCAACACACCCAACAACCCCACCACCAGATCCACCGACCGCGGCAACGACACCGCCACCAGATCCTCGACACCCACCCCACGACCCAACAACCACCGCGCCACCCGATTCGCCCGCGCATTCAACTCCGCATACGAAACCGACTCCCCACCACAGGACACCGCCACCCGGTCCCCACCCCGCACCACCTGCTCCTCGAACAACTCCACCAGCGTGCGGTCGTCCTGCGGGACGGGGCTGTCTGCGGCGCCGCGCTCCAGCAGCCGGGCACGCTCGCCGGGGAGCATCGCGTCGAGGGCACCGAGCGGCAGCTCGCCGCCGCCCGCGGTCAGCCGGTCGACGAAGGCGAGGAACCGCCGCTGGTGGAGGGCGAGTTCGTCCTCGGAGTACAGGTCGGGGTTGGCCTCGAAGTCGATGCGCACGGGCGCGTTCTCGCCCTGGTCCTGGAAGACCGCCGACAGGTCCTGGACCGGGCCCAGGCTGAGGGTGTGGGCGGTGGCAGGGAGCCCGCCGAAGGTGGGCCTGTCACCGAACAGCATGATGTTGACCTGCGGTCCGACGAGTTGCTCCTCCTCGCCCACCAGGCCGAGGTCGCGCCGCATGTCCTCGTAGCGGTACCGCTGGTGCTTCAGCGCCGCCCGCATCCGCGCGGACACCTGGGTGAGCAGTTCGGTGAAGGTGGTGCCCGCGTCCACGTGCAGACGCACCGGGAGCACGTTGGAGAGCATGCCGGGCACGGCCCGGGCGGCCTGTCCGACCCGGGCGGTGACGGGCAGGCCCACGACGACGTCCTCGCCGCCGGTGAGGTTCTGCAGGTAGGCGGCGAAGACCGCGGTGAGCACGGGCGGCCACGGCACCGCGGCACGGCCGGCCATCTCCCGCAGCCGGGCGGCGATCTCGGGCGCCAGATGTCCGGTGGCGCGCACGAGACGGCGCGGCATCGCGGTGGTGCGCCCGGCCAGTGGGCGCACCGTGGGGCGGTCGTCGAGCTGCGCCCGCCAGTACTCACGGTCCTGCGCGTGGCGTGCGGAGGCACGGTACTCCTCGTCGCCCCGCACCAGTTCGTGCAGCGGACGCCAGTCGTTCGGGGCGGCCTCGGTGCCGCCGGCCAGGGCCGTGTAGACCTCGGCGACCCGGCGGCTGACGAGCGCGCTGCCGTACCCGTCGAGCACGATGTGGTGGCAGCGGTGGTACCAGAGGAAGTGGTCGGGCCGGGTCTCGATCAGGGCGAAGGCGGACAGGTCGGCGGGGGCGGCCGTGGCCAGGTCGACCGGCCGGGCGAGGTCGGCCCGCATCCACTCCTCGGCGGCGGCCCGCGGATCGCCCTCGCGGCTGACGTCGAGGTAGTGCACCACCCGGGGCGGGTCCGCCTCGACGATCTGTCCGACGCCGTCCTGGTCCTCCACGAAGCGCGTGCGCAGGGCGTCGGTCTCGTGTATCACCTGGCGCAGGGCCTGTTCGAAGAGGTCGGGGTCCAGCTGGCCCTCGATCTCCCAGTACTGGCCGCCGTTGTAGATCGGGTTGTCCGGGTCGAGCCGCTGGGCGTACCACATGCCCGACTGGGCAGCGGTCAGCGGCAGCCGAGTGGCGCGGGAGTCAGGCATGGCTGTCCGTCCTCGGGTGGTGAAGTGACGACTGTCGTGGCACGGGGAACGGGGCCGGGCCGCCCGGTCGGCGGCCCGGCCCCGGCGGGGCGCGGCGCGGGGGAAGATCCGGCCCCGGGGAGCGCGGCACGGTGCCGCGCGCTCAGGACGCCGGGTTCAGGAGGCCGCGGCGTCCATCGCCTGGACCAGGCTCTTGGGCCGCATGTCGGTCCAGTGCGCCTCGACGTAGTCCAGGCAGGCCTGGCGGGTGTCCTCACCGTGGGCGACGGTCCATCCGGCCGGCACCTCGGCGAAGGAAGGCCACAGGGAGTACTGGGCTTCGTCGTTGACGAGCACCAGGAAGCGGCCGTCCTCGTTCTCGAAGGGGTTGCTCATGGCGGATCTCTCTCCTTGGTTCGTCCGTGCGTGGGATCGCACGCACGGTGGTTCGGACGGGTCGTGCTCAGGAGGGGTCGTTCAGCCGCGCCCGGAGCACCGGGGCGATGACGGCCATGGCCTCGGGCCGGGTGATGGAGCCGTGGTCGCAGTCGACGTCGTGGACCTCGACGGTGCCGTCCACGTACGGCTCCCAGGAGCGCGGGGACAGGCCGAGTTCGTCCGCGGTCCTGGTGGCGCGGAAGAGGAGGATGTCGCCGGTGAACCGGTCCGGGGTGAATCCGTCGCCGATGCCGGCGAAGTTCCTGACGACCCGGAACATGCTTTCCACCCGCTCCAGCGGCAGGGCGCCGACGGGCGAGCCGGCGGCACGCAGCCGCGCCATCACGTCCTCGCCGTCCAGCGGGCCGTCGTGCGGCGCCTCGAGGCCCGCCGTCTGGAGCAGTTCGGCCAGGAAGCGCTGCCTGCTGTGCGGCTCGGTGTTCACCGGGACCGCGTCCACCGGGTAGCCGTCGAGGCTGCACAGCAGTGCCACGTGCTCGCCCTGCCGCTCCAGCCGCGCGGCCATCGCCTGGGCGAGGGCCCCGCCGAGCGACCAGCCGAGGAGGTGGTACGGGCCGTGCGGCTGGATCTCGCGCACGCGGCGCAGGTAGTCGTCGACGACCTCGTCGATGCTCCCGGGCAGTGCGTCGCCGTCGCGCAGACCGGCCGCCTGGAAGGCGTAGATGGGCCGGTCGCGGTCGACGACGGGGATGAGCGCGGAGTACGGCCAGCTCAGGCCGGTTCCGGGGTGGACGCAGAACAGCGGCGGCCGGGCACCGTGGGGCCACACGGGCAGCAGCACGTCCAGGTCGTCGCCCTCGTCCAGCTCGAAGAGCCGCTCGGCGAGCGCCGCGGCGGTGGGGGCGCGCAGCACCGTACGGAACCCGATGTCCGCGCCGAACTCCCGCCGGACCCGCTCGGCGACCTGCGCGATCAGCAGCG comes from Streptomyces sp. FXJ1.172 and encodes:
- a CDS encoding beta-ketoacyl synthase N-terminal-like domain-containing protein — encoded protein: MTALAVEGSRPVISGWSAVSPYGIGRDAFTEGVRAGRPTATALTDTEWNGPDERACLVPGFTVRDALGRKGTRSMDRVTGLAVTAVGRLLGEGAGPGAGPVPDGSHVGLVLGTNTGSAQSMMDFTRDTFTEEKPYHVDPSRFPNTVMNCAAGQCAIRYGLKGPNATVAAGRASGLKALGYGRRLLMSARARSVLCGAVEEYSEARSWLEHRTRRADEPAAVLGEGCAMVRLQPGDAVADGEALADLLCVESAVTGAQDVTGTLTRCVRRALERTRVDPAEVWAVAPSEPVGPAGPAEREALARLFPDDPRWLSQGELIGDTSAASAAFQIVSVLALAQDSPAASGRVAAITSVDRDGAVAVVLLRLR
- a CDS encoding cytochrome P450, which codes for MTTSAPAPEPGRTEANAHFFRWLEKMRKDEPVSYNPQTFQWSVFRHADVTRVMAEAGTFVNDMADITPPQEDYDVFFRGNIAAMDEPRHRKFKMLVSKAFSAKYIGAQEPWITELARDLLDRIADRERFDIAEDFAFPFPVAVIATILGAPREDAPLFAEWANLLHASNTGVEGHRATAMRLKSLNSYMFEQIRKRRAAPRDDLITALVQAELDGRRLEDEEIVGFAGVLLMGGITTTAALISNIVLTLDRFPHVYDEVRADRALVPQTIEEVVRIRPSFSNFVRMTSEDVEIGGELIPAGELVHVWISSANRDANAFPDPDRFDIHRDPNRHVGFGQGIHYCIGAPLARLESRIAFNLLLDRYARIAVDPAGDIEFLDTSDMIGASRLPVIVKRA
- a CDS encoding macrolide family glycosyltransferase, whose translation is MTDTASARPAHIAVLNIPAHGHVNPTLGIVAELVRRGHRVSYAVPEEFGPQVRAAGAGLVPYETTLPASDRVEDWPSDDPVAMLGLALHEAVSVLPGQLRAFAADPPDLVLHDFGALTGRLLAHRHGVRAVCVSSTHVSAADPAERQARRELFEELFHDDPRWHEYQRGFRKLLDDAGIGMSVDDYTGQPERCLVPIPRFFQQDGERVDERYAFVGPCLGGRSHQGHWREPAEGTPVLLVALGTAGSDRPEFYRRCVRAFTGTPWHVVMATGRLDPAHIGPLPDNVETHASVPQLRVLARADAFITHAGMGSVLEAMHHGVPMVAVPQVNDQPVNAARIAELGLGIYLAQEEATVHALRDAVFSLAADPHVARRTAGIRARMRRLGGAAAAAGLIESQLPGGAGRWQELARRLEFAGDHREAERAVHGTSAD
- a CDS encoding amino acid adenylation domain-containing protein, which gives rise to MPDSRATRLPLTAAQSGMWYAQRLDPDNPIYNGGQYWEIEGQLDPDLFEQALRQVIHETDALRTRFVEDQDGVGQIVEADPPRVVHYLDVSREGDPRAAAEEWMRADLARPVDLATAAPADLSAFALIETRPDHFLWYHRCHHIVLDGYGSALVSRRVAEVYTALAGGTEAAPNDWRPLHELVRGDEEYRASARHAQDREYWRAQLDDRPTVRPLAGRTTAMPRRLVRATGHLAPEIAARLREMAGRAAVPWPPVLTAVFAAYLQNLTGGEDVVVGLPVTARVGQAARAVPGMLSNVLPVRLHVDAGTTFTELLTQVSARMRAALKHQRYRYEDMRRDLGLVGEEEQLVGPQVNIMLFGDRPTFGGLPATAHTLSLGPVQDLSAVFQDQGENAPVRIDFEANPDLYSEDELALHQRRFLAFVDRLTAGGGELPLGALDAMLPGERARLLERGAADSPVPQDDRTLVELFEEQVVRGGDRVAVSCGGESVSYAELNARANRVARWLLGRGVGVEDLVAVSLPRSVDLVVGLLGVLKAGAAYVPVDPDYPVERREFLLADAAPVCVVDAGVLVAAEGLPAGDVVAGERRGVVGGGSAAYVIYTSGSTGRPKGVVVSHGNVVRLFSATRGWFSFGPDDVWTLFHSFAFDFSVWELWGALLHGGRLVVVPFSVSRSPVDFRRLLVDEGVTVLNQTPSAFYQLMPVVEAAEAAEAAGGGVGGGLVLRWVVFGGEALDLRRLGPWFARHGDVAPVLVNMYGITETTVHVSFMRLSGVLAGSGAGSVIGEAIPDLRVFVLDEALRPVPVGVAGELYVGGGGVARGYLGRPGLTAERFVADPFGAAGGRLYRTGDVARWDSQGRLVFEGRADDQVKLRGFRIELGEVEAAVAVCADVAQALVVVREDRPGDQRLVAYVVAAPGADVEVPGLRDHLARSLPQHMIPSAVVVLDAFPLTANGKLDRRALPAPEAAGTEGARAPRTPREEILCGLFAEVLGARRVGADDSFFDLGGHSVLATRLTARVNAEFGVDLSIRTLFEAPTPAALGARLDEGGAEGGALDVLLPLRPFGTRPPVFCVHPAGGLSWCYSGLIKHIDHDYPVYGLQARGLDKDEPMPSSLGEMADDYVRQIRTVQPAGPYRLVGYSAGGVIAHAMAVRLEELGETVDLLGVLDTYPGQRMPPIDEQGVLADLLRWVGYDRRYLGPGPLTHERVTEVLQRLGSAMASLGQRHIAAITRIYANNSELFNTHDAGKFSGDLLLVVATLDKIDISPKPDTWQPYVGGAIKTVEIDRQHTDLMKPGPLAEIGRILAAELRRVDGTGDGEQAHTTPKEN
- a CDS encoding MbtH family protein, producing MSNPFENEDGRFLVLVNDEAQYSLWPSFAEVPAGWTVAHGEDTRQACLDYVEAHWTDMRPKSLVQAMDAAAS